The following are from one region of the Rhodopirellula sp. P2 genome:
- a CDS encoding efflux RND transporter permease subunit: MTADSTKPSFLERPGPWGLSVALLILMGFFFFMPSAFRAARMGLKNKENDVKDWLPSDFPETAELDWFADHFAGESFVLLTWEGCNVGDQRLRLFEDKLLHESANYREQLAAEEAWGENALSLAEVQARVRARELGEELELLPPGQDLTDWGGQGEKWLASADGTWYYITPEGKLFRWEESMNGPAALVRKVKKSLGNYELQGQFVTAFGDPSTADRINPFYNDPMLLCAPLFQTVQTGATIAEELAAEGGPLWPIDLTDVTKKPIVAKRLAMERLTGTLFAPAVPHEFGWTAESFVEALPEEQRGELPADALEVAERTLQTFVTERLDGQREKLPTSLTQTQTDAWYAVYDSLGVEPPPRLTCLLVTLTDLAKDNLAFAVGRGTLGMPQGRLLQLAQQSGIQPPLPPSSAPPPFNREPPESIGGMPPLRMGGPPIDNIAIDEEGTITLVRLVGYCILVGVLLSYFCFRSVKVTIMLFVVGGSAAMLSMSMVGWTGGRVDAILMSMPSLVYVLGLSGSIHVINYYRDEVRFRGRRGAATRALMHAALPCSLAALTTAIGLASLFTSNLKPISNFGLYSAIGVISTLGILFSYLPAALETFSPQFGQDKSEERKRLAAAKGQAESTGKASAAKPQPAKETVSGELELAAWWAGVGRWITSHHALVSVGCIVGLAVASLGLFKITTSVQLLKLFDPQARILRDYAWLEDHFGNLVPMEIVVRMPPEIQRPERLAVATTEEEIEDQDRLSDPISLSLLERIEAVARIRKVVTRSLGEEGIAKVGQASSMDTFIAPLPDVSNGWSNTRSQFNSRLNDSRDELLRSDYVKVEKNGPLKDSELWRLSLRVSALSDVDYGLFINELKDAVDPVVQAYRVRAKLLRELQQPDGTQIPKAKVLVLGAQNILDLDSAILVRTDEASGERIVDQQAVFLATLRELLGNERIRQSWIDPEATDAIAKPSDENWDRRIAAADVVIDLAGLRFQSSTATPAAVEKPTPSIAAGAPRLISAMEVISRPIPKHILTLEKVADGLPDRLPVFELDEPATPQVIYTGVVPVVYKAQRTLLGSLVESILLAFVLIGLVMIVLLNPGSFPANWLAPSNLRAGFAAGAVSMIPNVFPVLLVFGIMGHMRTAVDIGTMMTASVAMGVAVDDTIHFLTWFRQFLEEGKSRKEAVIETYRRVGPAMTQTTIVGGLGLFIFAMSTFTPTQRFGTLMLVMLAAALIGDLILLPALLAGPLGKVFKPRHAHLGKPAFDPGQSVSGETALRDDQVTTPSRPEGIVVTEDTPVLKVHKPPTRAESNQPSPKG, encoded by the coding sequence ATGACCGCAGATTCAACCAAGCCGTCGTTCCTGGAGCGGCCTGGCCCGTGGGGACTGAGTGTGGCTTTGTTGATCCTCATGGGATTCTTCTTTTTCATGCCGTCGGCGTTCCGCGCTGCTCGCATGGGGCTGAAGAACAAAGAGAACGATGTCAAAGACTGGTTGCCCAGTGACTTCCCTGAGACCGCCGAACTGGATTGGTTCGCGGATCACTTTGCGGGCGAAAGTTTCGTTCTGTTGACCTGGGAAGGATGCAACGTCGGCGACCAACGGTTGCGACTGTTCGAAGACAAACTGTTGCACGAGTCGGCGAACTATCGCGAGCAACTCGCCGCGGAAGAAGCCTGGGGCGAAAACGCCTTGTCACTCGCCGAAGTCCAAGCTCGTGTCCGGGCTCGAGAACTGGGCGAGGAATTGGAATTGTTGCCGCCTGGCCAAGACCTGACCGACTGGGGTGGTCAAGGCGAAAAGTGGTTGGCGTCCGCCGATGGCACTTGGTACTACATCACGCCGGAAGGCAAGCTGTTCCGCTGGGAAGAGTCGATGAACGGCCCGGCCGCCTTGGTCCGCAAAGTCAAGAAATCACTCGGCAATTACGAGTTGCAGGGTCAGTTTGTGACCGCGTTCGGCGATCCCTCCACCGCCGACCGAATCAACCCGTTCTACAACGACCCGATGTTGTTGTGTGCGCCTCTGTTTCAAACGGTTCAAACCGGAGCCACCATCGCGGAAGAGCTCGCCGCGGAAGGCGGTCCGCTGTGGCCGATCGATCTGACGGACGTGACCAAGAAACCGATCGTGGCCAAACGGTTAGCGATGGAGCGTTTGACCGGAACGTTGTTCGCTCCCGCAGTGCCGCATGAGTTTGGCTGGACGGCGGAATCGTTCGTCGAGGCCTTGCCCGAAGAACAGCGAGGCGAATTGCCGGCGGATGCCCTGGAGGTTGCTGAACGAACCCTGCAAACCTTTGTGACCGAACGTTTGGATGGCCAACGAGAGAAGCTTCCCACTTCACTCACTCAGACGCAAACCGATGCTTGGTACGCCGTGTACGATTCGTTGGGCGTGGAACCGCCGCCACGTCTGACTTGTTTGCTGGTCACGTTGACGGATTTGGCGAAAGACAATCTCGCCTTCGCGGTCGGCCGCGGGACGTTGGGAATGCCTCAGGGTCGATTGCTGCAACTGGCTCAGCAATCCGGAATCCAGCCACCGCTTCCGCCCAGCAGTGCGCCGCCGCCGTTCAATCGCGAGCCGCCGGAATCGATTGGCGGAATGCCTCCGTTGCGAATGGGCGGTCCTCCGATCGACAACATCGCCATTGACGAAGAAGGCACGATCACGCTGGTTCGCCTGGTCGGCTACTGCATCCTGGTGGGCGTGTTGCTTTCGTACTTCTGCTTCCGCAGCGTCAAAGTCACGATCATGTTGTTTGTCGTCGGCGGTTCTGCCGCGATGCTCAGCATGTCGATGGTGGGTTGGACCGGCGGACGCGTTGACGCGATTTTGATGTCGATGCCATCTCTGGTCTACGTGCTGGGGTTGTCGGGCTCGATTCACGTCATCAATTACTACCGCGACGAAGTCCGATTCCGCGGGCGACGTGGGGCGGCCACACGAGCCTTGATGCATGCGGCATTGCCCTGCTCTTTGGCGGCACTGACCACCGCAATCGGTTTGGCGTCGCTGTTCACCAGCAATCTGAAACCGATCAGCAACTTCGGTTTGTATTCCGCGATCGGTGTGATTTCGACGCTGGGCATTTTGTTCAGCTACCTTCCCGCGGCACTGGAAACGTTTTCGCCCCAGTTTGGCCAAGACAAATCCGAAGAACGCAAACGCTTGGCCGCTGCCAAAGGCCAAGCGGAGTCAACCGGCAAGGCCTCGGCAGCCAAACCCCAACCCGCCAAAGAGACGGTTTCGGGTGAGTTGGAATTGGCGGCTTGGTGGGCAGGCGTTGGCCGCTGGATCACCAGCCACCATGCTTTGGTCAGTGTCGGTTGCATCGTCGGACTCGCGGTTGCGTCGCTGGGACTGTTCAAGATCACGACCTCGGTGCAGTTGCTGAAGCTGTTCGATCCCCAGGCCCGTATCCTTCGCGATTACGCTTGGTTGGAAGATCACTTTGGGAACTTGGTGCCAATGGAGATCGTGGTTCGCATGCCACCTGAAATCCAACGCCCAGAGCGTTTGGCGGTGGCGACAACCGAAGAAGAAATCGAGGACCAAGATCGTTTGTCCGACCCGATTTCGCTGAGCTTGTTGGAACGCATTGAAGCGGTTGCTCGAATCCGCAAGGTGGTCACTCGCTCGCTCGGGGAAGAAGGCATCGCCAAGGTCGGCCAAGCGTCCAGCATGGACACCTTCATCGCGCCCCTTCCGGACGTCAGCAATGGATGGAGCAACACGCGGTCACAATTCAACAGCCGCTTGAACGATTCACGTGACGAGCTTCTCCGAAGCGATTACGTCAAAGTGGAAAAGAACGGCCCGCTCAAGGACAGCGAACTGTGGCGATTGAGCTTGCGAGTGAGCGCGCTTTCGGATGTCGATTACGGGTTGTTCATCAACGAACTGAAAGACGCGGTCGATCCAGTTGTGCAAGCCTACCGTGTGCGAGCGAAATTGCTGCGTGAGTTGCAACAACCCGACGGAACGCAAATTCCCAAGGCCAAGGTTCTGGTCCTCGGTGCCCAAAACATTTTGGACCTGGACAGCGCGATCCTGGTGAGGACGGACGAAGCAAGCGGCGAACGCATTGTCGATCAGCAAGCCGTGTTCCTGGCCACGTTGCGGGAACTGCTGGGCAACGAACGCATCCGGCAAAGCTGGATTGATCCTGAAGCAACTGACGCGATCGCGAAACCCTCAGACGAGAACTGGGATCGGCGAATCGCGGCCGCAGACGTGGTCATCGATCTGGCGGGACTGCGATTCCAATCTTCGACGGCCACACCGGCCGCGGTTGAGAAACCCACGCCGTCGATCGCCGCCGGTGCGCCCCGATTGATCTCCGCCATGGAAGTGATTTCACGGCCGATCCCCAAGCACATTCTGACACTCGAGAAAGTCGCAGACGGGCTGCCCGATCGTTTGCCGGTTTTCGAGCTCGACGAACCCGCCACGCCTCAGGTGATCTACACGGGTGTTGTGCCTGTGGTCTACAAAGCCCAGCGGACCCTGTTGGGCAGTTTGGTCGAATCGATCTTGCTCGCGTTTGTGCTGATTGGTTTGGTGATGATCGTGTTGCTGAACCCAGGTTCCTTCCCTGCAAATTGGTTGGCTCCTAGCAATCTGCGGGCAGGCTTTGCGGCCGGCGCAGTTTCGATGATCCCCAACGTGTTCCCGGTGCTGTTGGTGTTCGGCATCATGGGACACATGCGAACGGCAGTCGACATCGGAACGATGATGACCGCCAGCGTCGCGATGGGAGTCGCGGTTGACGACACGATCCACTTCCTGACTTGGTTCCGACAGTTCCTCGAAGAAGGCAAGTCGAGAAAAGAAGCGGTCATCGAAACCTACCGCCGCGTTGGCCCCGCCATGACGCAAACCACCATCGTTGGTGGATTGGGTTTGTTCATCTTTGCGATGTCCACCTTCACCCCCACGCAGCGTTTTGGAACGTTGATGTTGGTGATGTTGGCAGCCGCCTTGATCGGTGACTTGATCTTGTTGCCCGCTTTGTTGGCTGGGCCACTTGGAAAGGTCTTCAAACCAAGGCACGCCCACCTGGGAAAGCCCGCGTTTGATCCTGGGCAATCTGTCTCAGGCGAAACTGCGCTGCGAGACGACCAGGTCACCACGCCTAGCCGTCCCGAGGGGATCGTTGTGACAGAGGACACTCCCGTGTTGAAGGTCCACAAACCGCCGACACGGGCGGAGTCCAACCAACCCTCCCCCAA